In Oscillatoria acuminata PCC 6304, a single window of DNA contains:
- a CDS encoding NAD-dependent epimerase/dehydratase family protein has translation MKVLVTGGTGFLGQNLAVRLRTLGYEVSVLGRNSIKGEQMKTQGMQFLPVDLGDRESTVAACLGQDYIFHCAALSSPWGKYQAFYQANVIGTRNIIQGCETHQVRRLIHVSTPSVYFEFCDRLNIPETTPLPAQPVNAYAHTKRQAEEELHKASQGGLPVISIRPRGIFGPGDSAIFPRLIRANQKLGIPLINQGKACIDMTYIDNVVDALILCQNAPNHLLGRTFNITNGEPTQLIDLLKQLFIKLELPLKLKPISYRAADWTASAMELLAKTLGLGREPLLTRYTVGVLSFSQTLDITSAQTELGYTPKITLEEGLDIFAKDWIRNHPSGLPI, from the coding sequence ATGAAAGTTTTAGTAACCGGAGGGACCGGGTTTTTGGGACAAAACTTGGCGGTTCGATTGCGAACCCTGGGCTATGAAGTTAGTGTTTTGGGCCGTAACTCCATCAAGGGTGAACAAATGAAGACGCAAGGGATGCAATTTTTGCCGGTTGATCTAGGGGATCGCGAATCCACTGTAGCCGCTTGTTTGGGACAAGATTATATCTTTCATTGTGCCGCCCTCTCATCGCCTTGGGGGAAATATCAGGCGTTTTATCAAGCTAACGTCATCGGGACCCGAAACATTATCCAAGGATGTGAGACTCACCAGGTCCGCAGGTTGATTCATGTTTCTACTCCTAGCGTGTATTTTGAGTTTTGCGATCGCCTCAATATTCCCGAAACCACTCCACTCCCAGCCCAACCCGTCAACGCCTATGCTCACACTAAACGACAAGCCGAGGAGGAACTCCATAAAGCCTCCCAGGGCGGCTTACCCGTGATCAGCATCCGACCTCGGGGCATTTTTGGACCCGGAGACTCGGCAATTTTTCCGCGCTTAATTAGAGCAAATCAAAAGCTGGGAATTCCATTGATTAACCAAGGAAAAGCCTGCATTGATATGACCTATATTGACAATGTTGTTGATGCTCTAATTTTGTGCCAAAATGCCCCCAATCATTTACTGGGGCGCACCTTTAATATCACCAATGGAGAACCAACCCAACTGATTGATTTATTAAAGCAATTGTTCATAAAACTGGAATTGCCGTTAAAATTAAAACCGATTTCCTATCGCGCTGCTGACTGGACTGCATCGGCAATGGAACTCTTGGCAAAAACTCTCGGGTTGGGTAGAGAACCCCTGCTCACCCGCTATACTGTAGGAGTCCTGAGTTTTAGCCAAACTTTAGATATTACATCGGCGCAAACTGAATTAGGCTATACACCCAAAATCACCCTAGAAGAGGGGCTGGATATTTTTGCAAAGGACTGGATTCGTAATCATCCTTCAGGATTGCCGATTTAA
- a CDS encoding glycosyltransferase: MKILFTVIPAAGHLNPTIPIAQALQQRGHEILYATGREKIALLNRIGIPTHLILPGKADSIEQVYEPIQDYLNSYNPYHIYLEIDYLLNFMLAVMEELQELADRWKPDIIVSDFCTPVGAALAKKLGIPWVTTTPTPACIRTRKGTPSNLGGLSLPRHWGHHLRDFGGRLLLEILRSGLSFAFQKRWNELGLTINGPNYSDGLYSPYAILCLVPGELEYPRDWPRQCHAIGSISWSESHQIRPEDWQFLQSPRPKILVTMGTHHRDEKSLLFPKLVKWLESLPYRFLFTWGGSSPLVEAETPSNHIQFTPYVPYSEVLKYVDAVIHHGGAGITCSCLTMGRPALVIPQGFDQPDNAQRVVELGAGIRLNPRHLTQKTLCQAVENLLQNPTYQEQTRRLSEAIAGHYSPVENAVAIIETVGRTHQPLYRTSTPLSCHTWSSVMTSRVNA, from the coding sequence ATGAAAATTTTATTCACCGTTATTCCGGCAGCAGGACATCTAAACCCCACGATTCCCATTGCTCAAGCGTTACAACAGCGGGGCCATGAAATCCTTTACGCCACCGGCAGGGAAAAAATTGCCCTATTGAACCGAATCGGAATTCCTACTCATCTAATTCTGCCGGGAAAAGCCGACAGCATCGAGCAGGTGTATGAACCGATTCAAGACTATCTCAATAGTTATAATCCCTATCATATTTATTTAGAAATTGACTATCTTCTTAATTTCATGTTAGCTGTCATGGAGGAATTGCAGGAATTAGCTGACCGTTGGAAACCGGATATAATTGTGAGTGATTTTTGCACGCCCGTGGGTGCAGCTTTAGCTAAAAAACTAGGAATTCCTTGGGTGACGACGACACCGACCCCCGCCTGCATCCGGACTCGCAAAGGGACACCCAGCAATCTCGGAGGACTATCGCTGCCTCGTCACTGGGGCCATCATCTGCGGGATTTTGGCGGCAGATTGTTACTAGAAATACTCCGTTCAGGATTAAGTTTCGCCTTTCAAAAAAGATGGAACGAATTAGGATTGACCATTAATGGTCCTAATTATAGTGATGGTTTGTACTCCCCTTATGCGATTCTCTGTCTTGTTCCGGGAGAACTGGAGTATCCCCGAGATTGGCCCCGGCAATGTCATGCGATCGGGTCAATTTCTTGGTCGGAATCTCATCAAATCAGGCCAGAAGATTGGCAATTTCTTCAGTCACCCAGACCCAAAATATTGGTGACAATGGGAACTCATCATCGGGATGAAAAATCTCTGTTATTTCCGAAATTGGTCAAATGGCTGGAGTCTCTCCCCTATCGGTTCCTGTTTACTTGGGGCGGGAGTTCTCCTTTGGTTGAGGCAGAAACACCCTCCAATCATATCCAATTTACCCCCTATGTTCCCTATTCAGAGGTGTTAAAATATGTGGATGCGGTTATTCATCATGGCGGAGCGGGAATTACCTGTAGCTGCCTGACAATGGGACGTCCAGCCCTGGTTATTCCCCAAGGATTTGACCAACCGGATAATGCTCAAAGGGTGGTGGAATTAGGGGCAGGAATTCGCCTGAATCCTCGGCATTTAACTCAAAAAACCCTCTGTCAAGCGGTTGAAAACCTGTTGCAAAATCCCACCTATCAGGAACAAACTAGGCGACTATCCGAGGCGATCGCTGGCCATTATTCCCCAGTGGAGAATGCGGTGGCTATTATTGAAACCGTGGGACGGACTCACCAGCCCTTGTATCGCACCTCTACCCCATTGTCTTGCCACACCTGGAGTTCGGTGATGACATCCAGGGTCAATGCTTGA